The bacterium genome includes a region encoding these proteins:
- a CDS encoding PTS sugar transporter subunit IIA — protein MKIRDYLRDDRMIFDLKARNKKETLKKISAPLKKAMEMIDFDLFLKDIFAREELKTTGIGKGVAIPHARTDAVKDFVIVFARLPEGVEFNSLDGKPVKLIFLIGTPKKKNLDRHLKILARLTKLSQEKSFRDSLLNASSSKEVIEKFRKVEF, from the coding sequence ATGAAAATTAGAGATTATCTTAGAGATGATAGGATGATTTTTGATCTGAAGGCGCGTAACAAAAAAGAAACACTCAAAAAAATATCTGCACCTTTAAAAAAGGCGATGGAAATGATTGACTTTGATCTCTTTCTTAAAGATATTTTTGCACGGGAAGAGCTAAAGACAACCGGAATTGGTAAAGGGGTGGCTATCCCTCATGCTAGAACTGATGCCGTCAAGGATTTTGTAATAGTTTTTGCAAGATTGCCTGAGGGAGTGGAATTCAACTCTTTAGACGGCAAACCGGTCAAACTTATCTTTTTGATTGGCACGCCAAAAAAGAAAAATTTAGACAGGCATTTAAAAATATTGGCCCGTTTGACCAAGCTCTCACAGGAAAAATCTTTTAGGGATTCGCTTCTTAACGCGTCCAGTTCAAAAGAGGTTATAGAGAAATTTAGAAAGGTTGAATTCTAG
- a CDS encoding PTS sugar transporter subunit IIA, translating to MKNNTIMTTRELADYIKLNEKTILKMAQTGKLPGIKIANQWRFYLSAVDTHLQKSTIKSSSDNLNILIKTIEEDIIPLSRLMKISSINLDLKSRKRDDVLYELAQIANKAGLTLYTKELFHQLRERENMLSTAVGDGIAIPHPRNPTANLFKKPNIIMARSKKGADFFAPDNKKVHLFFMPCATNTITHLRLLRKISKLSHTTNVVQKFMRAGDESEVIKILLEFEKINICPTEET from the coding sequence TTGAAAAATAATACAATAATGACTACGAGGGAATTGGCAGATTATATAAAGTTAAATGAAAAAACCATTTTAAAAATGGCGCAAACAGGAAAACTTCCCGGAATAAAAATTGCTAATCAATGGCGTTTTTATTTGTCTGCAGTCGATACACATTTACAGAAAAGCACAATAAAATCTTCCAGTGACAATTTAAATATCCTTATTAAAACTATAGAAGAAGATATTATTCCATTATCTAGATTGATGAAGATTTCTTCTATAAATTTAGACTTAAAATCTAGAAAGAGGGATGATGTTCTCTATGAGTTAGCGCAGATTGCGAATAAGGCCGGTTTAACTCTCTACACTAAAGAACTGTTTCATCAATTAAGAGAAAGAGAGAATATGCTAAGCACTGCGGTAGGAGATGGTATTGCTATCCCGCATCCACGCAACCCTACAGCCAACTTATTTAAAAAACCAAATATAATAATGGCACGTTCAAAAAAAGGTGCGGATTTTTTTGCTCCCGATAATAAAAAAGTACATTTATTTTTTATGCCATGTGCCACCAACACAATTACACATTTGAGACTCTTAAGAAAAATTTCTAAATTATCTCATACTACAAATGTTGTTCAAAAATTTATGCGGGCAGGTGACGAAAGTGAAGTAATAAAAATATTGTTGGAGTTCGAAAAAATAAATATATGTCCAACAGAAGAAACTTGA